From one Mytilus trossulus isolate FHL-02 chromosome 10, PNRI_Mtr1.1.1.hap1, whole genome shotgun sequence genomic stretch:
- the LOC134686362 gene encoding uncharacterized protein LOC134686362, whose product MQSQTRYACLMLFDDGPLPLGGLGSSEEVIGAAIAFGGGSSMTGSLSCLSKPNSKILVARIVHGYGNSRSCANPDESCDMELFSDPAIASNCDGRITCTLDVLPKRLEKCSFTSDFVHVEYECVADNSVFDVCREITTTVSDTSFFVVSPNVFRGHSSEFNPWKICECIILSRNNYDIMAEYIHSDIRVSGYNCSESYILIESKKSPSQASVDKMIELCGRRSITNHLFQGSVRLTYYNKNFQTDDGFLTKFRVTQSMGGPEIKMQCGPVTSAGRGTPRTNSPNGNIHRSSVWRDALPTTYPNFFPYNRPFWYPSEDMYHPFNDPFTGYNYQGGFPISQPLTSTIYNNQDRFTNSQPVRTGDQRTLLNPSSISNESGFLRNERIQSTSSGSNQPVDFDKTVNQSFIPFPRDPRKFSLTNPQHILVSTSPSDSFQSNKTAPPLRLLGVDPRVLNSNRLSSNRTKKMNPSGKLDFSKKLTLSSSSNENIVAETMRKLINVNNSKGSSLQTERIQKLLEDDDTLPMTIKTKESSISQGKINKSESIMQNPRTLPQTGQRQFKDGKELGDTILLQDSERLLVYIVAVVGFVAVTLACLIGFIYCKRRNNASHNETSMDEEKNYISTTNTVVSNSRLPNNTFKY is encoded by the exons aTGC AGTCACAAACACGGTATGCTTGTTTGATGTTATTTGATGACGGTCCGTTACCTCTCGGTGGTCTCGGTTCTTCTGAGGAAGTTATCGGGGCAGCAATTGCATTCGGAGGTGGTAGTTCAATGACAGGATCGTTGTCATGTTTGTCTAAACCGAATTCTAAAATTTTAGTTGCACGGATTGTCCATGGATACGGAAATTCTAGATCCTGTGCTAATCCGGATGAGTCTTGTGATATGGAACTTTTCAGCGATCCTGCTATAGCTTCTAACTGCGATGGGAGAATCACTTGTACTTTAGATGTACTTCCAAAAAGATTGGAAAAGTGCAGCTTCACGAGTGATTTTGTGCATGTGGAATATGAATGTGTTGCTG ATAATTCAGTCTTTGATGTTTGTCGGGAAATAACTACGACTGTTTCTGATACGTCATTTTTTGTCGTATCTCCAAATGTTTTTCGAGGCCATTCATCTGAATTCAATCCATGGAAAATATGCGAATGCATAATACTTTCCAGAAATAACTATGACATCATGGCTGAGTACATTCATTCGGATATTCGCGTAAGTGGATATAATTGTTCAGAAAGTTACATATTAATAGAGAGCAAAAAATCTCCAAGTCAAGCATCTGTTGATAAGATGATTGAATTGTGTGGACGTCGGTCAATCACCAACCATTTGTTTCAAGGGTCTGTTCGACTTACATATTACAACAAAAACTTTCAAACAGATGATGGCTTTCTGACTAAATTTAGAG TGACTCAGTCAATGggtggacctgaaataaaaatgcaatGTGGTCCTGTTACATCAGCAGGACGGGGTACTCCCCGTACCAATTCCCCGAATGGAAACATCCATCGATCATCGGTATGGAGAGATGCCCTTCCGACAACATATCCAAACTTCTTTCCATATAATCGGCCGTTCTGGTATCCGTCGGAGGATATGTATCATCCTTTCAATGACCCATTTACAGGCTATAATTATCAGGGCGGATTTCCCATCAGCCAACCACTAACCTCTACAATCTATAATAATCAGGACAGATTTACCAACAGTCAACCAGTCAGAACAGGTGATCAAAGAACTCTATTGAATCCCTCATCTATCTCAAATGAATCGGGTTTCCTACGGAACGAAAGGATACAATCTACATCTAGCGGTTCTAATCAACCAGTAGATTTCGACAAAACCGTTAACCAATCATTTATTCCGTTCCCCAGGGATCCAAGAAAATTTTCACTGACAAATCCACAGCATATCTTAGTTTCTACTTCACCTAGTGATTCATTTCAATCCAATAAAACTGCGCCTCCCTTGCGACTTTTGGGTGTTGACCCAAGGGTATTAAACAGCAACCGACTTAGTTCTAATAGAACCAAGAAGATGAATCCGAGTGGAAAACTTGATTTTTCCAAGAAACTAACGCTTTCATCATCTTCAAATGAGAATATTGTAGCTGAGACCATGAGAAAGCTTATTAATGTAAATAATAGCAAAGGCAGCTCCCTACAAACAGAAAGAATACAAAAGTTGCTTGAAGATGACGATACCTTACCAATGaccattaaaacaaaagagtCCTCTATATCACaaggcaaaataaataaatcagaaTCAATCATGCAAAACCCAAGGACTCTTCCTCAAACAGGACAAAGACAATTCAAAGACGGCAAAGAACTTGGTGATACTATCTTACTACAAG attcaGAGAGATTATTGGTGTATATAGTCGCTGTTGTTGGGTTTGTCGCAGTAACTTTAGCTTGCTTGATAGGTTTCATTTACTGCAAACGACG
- the LOC134686364 gene encoding uncharacterized protein LOC134686364, with amino-acid sequence MLKVVSRCDKSSDLLNQKVSLLYTNCNVKFTVNGRMTNRDFLSMFTAMSKHHTIHEIYKHILPNFKLESPPSSVAALRQKYKKLTELRDKLQKNQKNYDLEHLLNSNFILPTNTSSTKQPNLNATKRKLDTFKKFQIELSKVGTEMQSMESELEISSEIADDFKLQYEMALDEIYELQTEIDVLVRECNNNDHTIHSLKSKLFRIESKYKTQSAKLEETNNRFNYHELRKFQKRESYHKKVICSQKNEIKKLKLDIDKSKTVESEKRKTVKNLTYYKRQNNELKQNDSEQKQLISKLQKEVSERDRNIASLTEQVTVLLDDQISINTFSDGKYLPAVRQVVQDLHSFGVGVKHIGQTINSVLKHLLGVDELKLPSESSNRRMILESNLLAKMQIGEVLLRSQNSNTLHFDGTSDAQRHFLGFQITTPQANLSLAMNENVRGDTQTQVETIKEIFLEIANLVSQSNEDINENYAKLMLSIKNMMSDQHIVNKNFYDEFVKMRSELLQKFESNWDTMSENEQEKAAEIHQWFCHLHLLANMGDSINKALKEYEKIITDGTGKLGRSQLPTFSSWSDKDSAAVRCIRTVCSALVSGGNASSGCPEDFKTYLFSKGKTCRLKRFEHTRFNIIFENAGAVIYHRNDIIDFFSKSSSSSLNMLQKSVLSDLQDKTIFQEILSVATIGQIITTPFLRLIDSKTVATHILDLNQHFLQLQINLKQWSKDPSDLISGETVLFPEVPPCKDDIFDAVFLNHVLPDTDVISESASLMSTHLYLTVSRLLKNQLPEGCHGTDNETIREESLTVPKHNRTSEKNFADFKQIRHFKPNASIEHIEATLIWVNNKTVEWLDLMDPEIKNAKITLAMKRAPEFISKWHERKIQLKQTRLEKLKEKETEKARKDAQSIKNKQTALDTLQMLNLQPCNTVQDVTEMLQKCRTENEKESALKAQITFYKFVIILPNIEHKLFFFSKDKKKFNSEQLMLNFVKILNKKNDLLLACNDDNELVSNERRKQLLKEKKDNLLSNQKKSVESVLEE; translated from the coding sequence ATGTTAAAAGTTGTTTCCCGATGTGACAAATCTTCTGACCTACTGAACCAGAAAGTATCCCTACTTTATACAAACTGTAATgttaaatttactgttaatgGTCGAATGACAAATAGAGATTTCTTGTCCATGTTTACTGCTATGTCCAAGCACCATACTATACATGAAATTTACAAGCACATTTTACCAAACTTCAAACTGGAATCTCCACCATCATCTGTAGCTGCTCTtagacaaaaatataagaaactCACTGAACTGCgagataaattacaaaaaaatcagaaaaattatgaCTTAGAGCaccttttaaattcaaattttattctaCCGACAAATACCAGCAGTACAAAACAACCAAACTTGAACGCTACGAAAAGAAAGTTAGACACATTtaagaaatttcaaattgaattatcAAAAGTAGGAACTGAAATGCAAAGTATGGAATCTGAATTAGAAATTTCATCTGAAATTGCTGATGACTTTAAATTGCAATATGAAATGGCACTTGACGAAATATATGAACTGCAAACGGAAATAGATGTTCTTGTAAGAGAATGCAATAACAATGATCATACAATACATTCGTTAAAATCAAAGTTATTCCGAATTGAATCAAAGTACAAAACTCAAAGTGCTAAGCTGGAGGAAACTAATAATCGATTCAACTATCACGAActtagaaaatttcaaaaacgtGAAAGCTACCACAAAAAAGTAATTTGTTCACAGaagaatgaaataaagaaattaaaacttGATATAGACAAATCCAAAACTGTTGAATCCGAAAAAAGGAAGACAGTAAAAAACTTAACTTACTATAAGagacaaaataatgaattaaaacaaaacgacTCGGAACAAAAACAACTGATATCAAAACTCCAAAAAGAAGTTTCCGAAAGAGACAGGAACATTGCTAGTTTGACGGAACAGGTCACTGTTCTTCTTGATGATCAAATTTCTATTAATACATTTTCCGATGGGAAGTACCTTCCAGCTGTCCGTCAAGTGGTTCAAGACTTGCATTCTTTTGGTGTAGGAGTTAAACATATCGGCCAAACTATAAACTCAGTGCTAAAACATTTATTGGGGGTTGATGAATTGAAACTTCCGTCCGAATCTTCTAATCGAAGAATGATTTTGGAATCTAACTTACTAGCAAAAATGCAAATTGGTGAAGTATTATTACGCAGTCAAAATTCGAACACATTACATTTTGATGGTACATCGGACGCACAGAGACACTTTTTGGGCTTTCAAATTACAACTCCCCAGGCAAACTTATCGTTGGCTATGAATGAAAACGTGCGAGGTGACACACAGACTCAGGTCGaaacaattaaagaaatttttttGGAGATAGCGAATTTAGTTTCACAATCAAATGAAGATATAAACGAAAATTATGCAAAATTAATGCTTAGTATTAAAAACATGATGTCTGATCAacatatagttaataaaaatttctatGATGAATTTGTTAAAATGAGGAGTGAGCttttgcaaaaatttgaaaGTAACTGGGACACAATGTCagaaaatgaacaagaaaaaGCGGCTGAAATACATCAATGGTTTTGTCACTTGCACCTTTTGGCGAATATGGGAGATAGTATCAATAAAGCTTtaaaagaatatgaaaaaattataacagaTGGCACTGGTAAACTTGGAAGAAGTCAACTTCCAACATTTTCAAGTTGGTCTGACAAGGACAGTGCAGCTGTTAGATGCATACGTACTGTTTGCAGTGCTTTGGTGTCCGGTGGTAATGCATCGTCTGGCTGCCCAGAAGATTTCAAAACTTATCTCTTTTCGAAAGGAAAAACTTGTAGATTGAAAAGATTTGAACATACTAGAttcaatatcatttttgaaaatgcaGGTGCTGTGATTTATCACAGAAAtgatattattgattttttctcaaaatcgtcaTCATCATCCCTTAATATGCTTCAAAAGTCTGTGCTATCTGATCTTCAAGATAAAACGATATTTCAGGAGATTTTATCGGTGGCAACTATTGGACAAATTATTACCACTCCATTTCTGAGGCTTATTGATAGCAAAACAGTTGCAACACACATTTTGGATTTAAATCAACATTTTCtacaattacaaataaatttaaaacagtgGTCAAAAGATCCAAGTGACTTAATATCAGGTGAAACTGTTTTGTTCCCTGAAGTTCCGCCATGCAAAGATGACATCTTTGATGCCGTATTTTTAAACCATGTATTACCAGATACAGATGTGATTTCAGAATCAGCCAGTTTAATGTCCACTCATCTGTATCTTACTGTGTCTCGCCTCTTAAAAAATCAGTTACCCGAAGGTTGTCATGGTACTGATAACGAAACAATACGTGAAGAATCTTTAACGGTTCCAAAACACAATCGTACAAGTGAAAAGAACTTTGCCGATTTTAAGCAGATTCGCCACTTTAAACCAAATGCATCCATTGAACACATAGAGGCTACTTTAATATGGGTTAACAACAAAACTGTCGAATGGCTTGATTTAATGGatcctgaaattaaaaatgctaaaattacTTTAGCTATGAAACGAGCGCCTGAATTTATCAGTAAATGGCATGAGcgtaaaattcaattaaaacaaacCCGTCttgaaaagttaaaagaaaaggAAACCGAAAAGGCAAGGAAAGATGctcaaagtataaaaaataaacagactgCATTAGATACACTTCAAATGCTCAATTTACAGCCATGCAACACAGTCCAAGATGTAACTGAAATGCTCCAGAAATGTAggactgaaaatgaaaaagaatccGCCTTAAAAGCTcaaattacattttacaaatttgtgATTATCCTTCCAAATATTGAACACAAactctttttcttttctaaagataaaaagaaatttaattcaGAACAGTTAATGttgaattttgtgaaaattctgaataaaaaaaacgattTGTTATTGGCCTGTAATGACGACAATGAACTAGTATCCAATGAAAGAAGAAAACAGTTGCTTAAAGAGAAGAAAGACAATCTGCTTTCTAATCAAAAGAAATCTGTTGAAAGTGTTcttgaagaataa